A window from Entomoplasma freundtii encodes these proteins:
- a CDS encoding alpha/beta hydrolase: protein MEKEDDSVLARGFINLWNNHFSPTIYRREDGRDAKLNVVKMFNWNPTNFNSNAKLKIADKEPNANIFIPSKDGIKLGTSIWLNDKPTNKWIVGIHGYNSSRFDVLYLTWHYRDLGYNIITFDFRNHGASDNDAVTWGYKEKWDLIAVIEWLIKAYKVEEMGLIGTSMGAFTLNYFMLTEPELIKKANIRWGISDSGYMAVPKLLQRMVSNNSPRFLDRVTSNTLKVMMNIYKKEYGVDFSKLDFISLIKPGEYHPPVFYVHNRGDRITDYLDSFRMWKIKNNLEETEDNEVFIFDGRHHTKALVEYTDEYKDLTLKFVQKHQKQPK, encoded by the coding sequence ATGGAAAAAGAAGATGACTCCGTCCTGGCTCGAGGCTTTATTAACCTTTGAAATAATCATTTTTCACCAACCATTTATCGCCGTGAAGATGGTCGTGACGCAAAGTTAAATGTAGTTAAAATGTTTAACTGAAACCCGACAAATTTCAACTCGAATGCTAAATTAAAAATTGCCGATAAGGAACCGAATGCTAACATTTTTATACCATCTAAAGATGGTATAAAACTTGGAACATCAATTTGGCTAAATGATAAACCAACTAATAAATGAATTGTTGGAATTCATGGCTATAATTCATCACGTTTTGATGTTCTCTATTTGACCTGGCATTATCGAGATTTAGGTTACAACATTATTACTTTTGATTTCCGCAACCATGGGGCTTCTGATAATGATGCAGTCACATGAGGATATAAAGAGAAGTGAGATTTAATTGCGGTAATTGAATGGCTAATCAAAGCTTATAAAGTAGAAGAGATGGGTTTAATTGGAACAAGTATGGGTGCCTTTACTTTAAACTACTTTATGTTGACCGAACCAGAACTTATTAAAAAAGCTAATATTCGTTGAGGTATTTCCGATTCTGGTTATATGGCTGTGCCGAAGTTATTACAAAGAATGGTAAGTAATAATTCGCCTCGTTTTTTAGATCGTGTAACGAGTAACACTTTAAAGGTGATGATGAATATTTATAAAAAGGAATACGGAGTTGATTTTAGTAAATTAGATTTCATTTCCTTAATCAAACCAGGTGAATATCATCCTCCAGTCTTTTATGTTCATAATCGTGGTGACCGAATTACCGATTACTTAGATAGTTTTCGAATGTGAAAAATAAAGAATAATTTGGAAGAAACTGAAGATAATGAAGTGTTTATTTTTGATGGTCGCCATCATACCAAAGCTTTAGTAGAATATACCGATGAATATAAAGATTTAACCCTTAAATTTGTCCAAAAACACCAAAAACAACCCAAATAA